In Microbacterium lushaniae, the following are encoded in one genomic region:
- a CDS encoding AI-2E family transporter: MGWFRNDPQRVQLESNDVELKATAAPWSLWADAFGKLGTRSIQIIVVVVVAGAIIFAIQALTLVTIPLVIALILACAFNPVMSWMRRRGVPSLLATIATLLTIVVILSGLGLLIVWAVRDQWSDLYAQAEDGFRRLVAWVQDLPFDFVQPDQLDELANTVTDFVTSAQFGSGALAGVGAVANFVTGFVLLVTILFFFLLDGPQMWEFLLRPFRGENYIRARRIGDKTVTVLGAYVRGTATVAAVDAIGILIGLLILQVPLAIPLAVLVFLLAFIPIVGATVAGILAALVALVANGPFIALIVVGIVVLVNQLEGNFLQPVLMGRSMKLHAFVILVALTVGTVVGGIVGAVLAVPITAAAWGVIQVWDGPDRPARWARPKTLEA; this comes from the coding sequence ATGGGATGGTTCCGCAACGACCCGCAGCGCGTGCAGCTGGAGTCGAACGACGTCGAGTTGAAAGCCACCGCGGCTCCGTGGAGCCTGTGGGCCGACGCCTTCGGCAAGCTCGGCACCCGCTCGATCCAGATCATCGTCGTGGTGGTCGTCGCCGGCGCGATCATCTTCGCGATCCAGGCGCTGACGCTCGTGACGATTCCGCTGGTCATCGCCCTGATCCTCGCGTGCGCGTTCAACCCGGTGATGAGCTGGATGCGGCGGCGCGGCGTGCCCTCGCTGCTGGCGACGATCGCGACCCTGCTGACGATCGTGGTGATCCTCTCCGGGCTCGGCTTGCTGATCGTGTGGGCCGTGCGCGACCAGTGGAGCGACCTGTACGCGCAGGCCGAGGACGGTTTCCGCAGGCTCGTGGCGTGGGTCCAGGACCTCCCCTTCGACTTCGTGCAGCCCGACCAGCTCGACGAACTGGCCAACACCGTCACCGACTTCGTCACGAGCGCCCAGTTCGGCTCGGGCGCCCTGGCCGGCGTCGGAGCCGTGGCCAACTTCGTGACCGGCTTCGTCCTGCTCGTCACGATCCTGTTCTTCTTCCTCCTGGACGGACCCCAGATGTGGGAGTTCCTCCTGCGCCCCTTCCGCGGTGAGAACTACATCCGCGCCCGCCGCATCGGCGACAAGACGGTCACGGTGCTCGGTGCCTACGTGCGCGGCACGGCGACGGTGGCCGCAGTGGATGCCATCGGCATCCTGATCGGCCTGCTGATCCTGCAGGTGCCCCTCGCCATCCCGCTCGCGGTGCTGGTGTTCCTGCTCGCCTTCATCCCGATCGTCGGCGCGACCGTGGCCGGCATCCTCGCCGCCCTGGTGGCGCTCGTGGCCAACGGCCCGTTCATCGCCCTCATCGTCGTGGGAATCGTGGTGCTCGTCAACCAGCTTGAGGGCAACTTCCTGCAGCCGGTGCTGATGGGCCGGTCGATGAAGCTGCACGCCTTCGTCATCCTGGTCGCCTTGACCGTCGGCACGGTCGTCGGCGGGATCGTCGGCGCGGTCCTCGCCGTCCCCATCACCGCTGCCGCGTGGGGCGTCATCCAGGTATGGGACGGCCCGGACCGTCCGGCCCGCTGGGCGCGCCCCAAGACCCTCGAGGCCTGA
- a CDS encoding acyl-CoA dehydrogenase family protein → MSTAPLPGERVARYDVTARRDTDYYAVFADIPDADRAVWERAQAFIDEVGPRMQHEWDAATYPLDLARRMGELELYTDGLDHPDLPASSPLAAGLVNMEISRGDGSLGTVLAVQGGLALRTLALFGSPEQQARWLQPIARGEVLGSFALTEPDHGSDSVSLETTATRDGAGWVLRGAKKWIGNGASGGVTFVWARVQDEGADDHGAVRCFLVEQDTPGYTGTVITGKASLRGIHQAHIALDDVRVPADAVLPGTKSFKDASIVLYSTRSGVAWSALGHATACYEAALSYATQRMQFGKPLAKFQMVQERLTQMLADLTAMQLYCRRLADLESAGGLRPTQASLAKYHNTRTARRIAATARDLLGGNGILLEHGVMQHMADIEAIHTYEGTESVQALLLGRDITGMSAFA, encoded by the coding sequence ATGAGTACCGCACCCCTGCCGGGCGAGCGCGTCGCCCGCTACGACGTCACCGCCCGCCGCGACACCGACTACTACGCCGTGTTCGCCGACATCCCCGACGCCGACCGGGCGGTGTGGGAGCGCGCGCAGGCGTTCATCGACGAGGTGGGCCCGCGGATGCAGCACGAATGGGATGCCGCGACCTATCCGCTCGACCTCGCGCGGCGCATGGGCGAGCTCGAGCTGTACACCGACGGACTCGACCACCCGGATCTTCCGGCCTCCTCCCCGCTGGCGGCGGGCCTGGTGAACATGGAGATCTCCCGCGGCGACGGATCGCTCGGCACCGTGCTGGCCGTCCAGGGTGGACTCGCCCTGCGCACGCTCGCGCTCTTCGGCAGCCCCGAGCAGCAGGCGCGCTGGCTGCAGCCCATCGCGCGCGGCGAGGTGCTCGGGTCCTTCGCGCTCACCGAGCCCGACCACGGCTCCGACTCCGTGTCGCTGGAGACCACCGCGACCCGAGACGGCGCGGGCTGGGTGCTGCGTGGTGCGAAGAAGTGGATCGGCAACGGCGCCTCCGGCGGCGTGACCTTCGTGTGGGCGCGCGTCCAGGACGAGGGCGCGGACGACCACGGCGCTGTGCGCTGCTTCCTCGTCGAGCAGGACACCCCCGGGTACACCGGCACCGTGATCACCGGCAAGGCGTCGCTGCGCGGCATCCATCAGGCCCACATCGCCCTCGACGACGTGCGGGTGCCCGCCGACGCGGTGCTGCCGGGCACGAAGAGCTTCAAGGATGCCTCGATCGTGCTGTACTCCACGCGTTCGGGCGTCGCGTGGTCGGCGCTCGGGCACGCGACGGCCTGCTACGAGGCGGCGCTGTCGTACGCCACGCAGCGGATGCAGTTCGGCAAGCCGCTGGCGAAGTTCCAGATGGTGCAGGAGCGGCTCACGCAGATGCTCGCCGACCTCACCGCGATGCAGCTGTACTGCCGTCGCCTGGCCGATCTCGAATCCGCCGGAGGCCTCCGTCCCACGCAGGCCTCGCTCGCGAAATACCACAACACGCGCACCGCCCGGCGGATCGCGGCGACCGCGCGGGACCTGCTCGGGGGCAACGGCATCCTGCTGGAGCACGGCGTCATGCAGCACATGGCCGACATCGAGGCGATCCACACGTACGAGGGCACCGAGAGCGTGCAGGCGCTGCTGCTCGGACGTGACATCACCGGCATGAGCGCGTTCGCGTAA
- a CDS encoding carboxylate-amine ligase, giving the protein MRQRPKIPLRTFGVEEEMLLVDADTGVPVPAAAAVIAGTAFENVRSAVVPEMHQEMIEIVGAPHRSLAGLQADAAHARATVDRVARTLGTRVVPLAVSPLPAAPHPSPGSRYELIAQRYGITPTQCMTCGLHVHVSIADPAEGVAILDRIRGWLPALRVLSANSPFSAGVDTGYDSYRYELWNLWPSSGPAEVFGDLEAYHGATRELLATGALLDEGMLYSDARLSARFPTVEVRVCDVPLTAATTALLAGLVRGMVAASADAARRGEPPAAISVNALRLATWDAALRGLGGTLLDPRTRRPAPAAEVVRAMVEFASPGLEAHGDLGFVGEGVERILSEGNAAAWQRGMARGDLRGLVLAAADLGAAPVHDATPAAMAGSR; this is encoded by the coding sequence ATGCGACAGCGCCCGAAGATCCCTCTGCGCACGTTCGGCGTGGAGGAGGAGATGCTCCTCGTGGATGCCGACACAGGCGTGCCCGTCCCCGCCGCGGCGGCCGTCATCGCGGGCACGGCGTTCGAGAACGTCCGCTCGGCGGTGGTGCCCGAGATGCATCAGGAGATGATCGAGATCGTCGGCGCTCCGCACCGGTCGCTGGCCGGCCTGCAGGCAGACGCCGCGCACGCGCGCGCGACCGTCGACCGCGTCGCCCGGACGCTCGGTACGCGCGTGGTGCCGCTGGCCGTCTCCCCGCTCCCGGCCGCACCCCACCCCTCCCCCGGCAGCCGGTACGAGCTGATCGCCCAGCGGTACGGCATCACCCCGACCCAGTGCATGACGTGCGGGCTGCACGTGCACGTGTCGATCGCCGACCCCGCCGAGGGCGTCGCGATCCTTGACCGGATCCGCGGCTGGCTGCCCGCGTTGCGCGTGCTGTCGGCGAACTCTCCGTTCAGCGCGGGCGTCGACACCGGCTATGACAGCTACCGCTACGAGCTGTGGAACCTGTGGCCCTCGAGCGGACCGGCCGAGGTCTTCGGCGACCTCGAGGCCTACCACGGTGCGACGCGAGAACTGCTGGCGACCGGCGCGCTCCTGGACGAGGGGATGCTGTACTCCGACGCGCGCCTGTCCGCCCGCTTCCCCACCGTCGAGGTGCGCGTGTGCGACGTGCCGCTGACCGCGGCGACGACGGCGCTGCTCGCCGGGCTGGTGCGCGGCATGGTGGCAGCGTCCGCCGACGCCGCACGTCGCGGCGAGCCCCCCGCCGCCATCTCGGTCAACGCGCTGCGCCTGGCGACGTGGGATGCGGCGCTGCGCGGGCTGGGCGGCACGCTGCTGGATCCGCGCACGCGACGGCCCGCACCGGCGGCCGAGGTGGTGCGGGCGATGGTCGAGTTCGCCTCCCCCGGGTTGGAGGCCCACGGAGACCTCGGATTCGTCGGCGAAGGCGTCGAGCGGATCCTCTCCGAGGGCAATGCCGCAGCCTGGCAGCGAGGCATGGCGCGGGGCGACCTCCGCGGGCTCGTCCTGGCCGCGGCGGATCTGGGCGCGGCACCGGTGCACGACGCGACGCCGGCCGCCATGGCCGGCTCCCGCTGA
- a CDS encoding TetR family transcriptional regulator, with the protein MTDAPPPSTSTRVVAAAIELFAEHGFDATSVEQIARAAGVSRSTFFRQFGGKEDVVFADHEELLHSLQAYLDEPHDNPWTAVCDASLQVFRHFAADPDLARRRYTIVREVPVLRNREIVTVFRYERLFDEYLRRALPGLDPLDAVGFAALVTAVHNHVLRRLLRGERVPQTTLRRALDDVLRRFGVHPDAPPPSDDDLTIAAFPRGMPVAEVARRLQGILPR; encoded by the coding sequence ATGACCGACGCGCCCCCGCCGAGCACCAGCACGCGCGTGGTCGCCGCCGCGATCGAGCTGTTCGCCGAGCACGGGTTCGACGCCACGTCCGTCGAGCAGATCGCACGCGCGGCGGGCGTGTCGCGCTCGACGTTCTTCCGCCAGTTCGGTGGCAAGGAAGACGTCGTCTTCGCCGATCACGAGGAGCTGCTGCACTCCCTCCAGGCCTACCTCGATGAGCCCCACGACAACCCGTGGACCGCCGTCTGCGACGCATCCCTGCAGGTCTTCCGCCACTTCGCGGCCGACCCCGACCTCGCCCGCCGGCGGTACACGATCGTGCGCGAGGTGCCGGTGCTGCGCAATCGGGAGATCGTCACCGTCTTCCGTTACGAACGGCTCTTCGACGAGTACCTCCGCCGCGCGCTGCCGGGGCTCGATCCCCTCGACGCCGTCGGGTTCGCAGCGCTCGTGACCGCCGTGCACAACCACGTGCTGCGACGGCTGCTGCGCGGCGAGCGCGTGCCGCAGACGACGCTGCGCCGCGCCCTGGACGATGTGCTCCGTCGCTTCGGGGTGCACCCCGACGCGCCGCCGCCGTCGGACGACGACCTCACCATCGCCGCCTTCCCTCGGGGGATGCCGGTCGCCGAGGTCGCGCGCCGCCTGCAAGGGATCCTCCCCCGGTGA
- a CDS encoding FAD-dependent oxidoreductase: MTTPLWKQDATPVPGAQFEPGRSYDVVVVGAGITGLATAYLLARAGMGVAIVEAGEVGHLATGGNTGKASLLQGTVLSTLRSGHPAGLVRAYVEANRSGQEWLAATADELSVPYVRRTAFTYAQTDDALSSVEAEKDAAREAGVPVRRATRDELDAVPFPLASAVALDDQVSIDPMTFATALARAAVDAGAVLHTGVTVRGAKVLPRAHVQTDDGPLYADSIVLATGIPVLDRGGYFAKVHGTRSYCVAFAADGPIPEGMYLSADSPTRSVRAVSAGDGPAGYSGIIVGGAGHPVGRGGSERERVDQLVAWARQHLPVTEETHRWSAQDYQSHNLIPFIGAMPRSLGRVRFATGYGKWGLTNGPAAAQRIVAEILGDGDKPRWMTALGTRMTMPSDLARGVAENAKVGRAAAQGWVEAERTPVPVPQPAEGAGVVAQRGGRPVGISTVDGVTRAVDAVCPHLGGVLSWNDEECTWDCPLHASRFEANGARIEGPACSDLKPLS; encoded by the coding sequence ATGACGACACCACTGTGGAAACAGGATGCGACCCCCGTTCCCGGCGCACAGTTCGAGCCGGGTCGGTCCTACGACGTCGTGGTCGTGGGGGCCGGGATCACGGGCCTGGCGACCGCGTACCTGCTCGCCCGTGCCGGGATGGGCGTCGCCATCGTGGAAGCCGGCGAGGTGGGCCACCTGGCCACCGGCGGCAACACGGGCAAGGCATCCCTCCTGCAGGGCACCGTTCTCTCCACGCTGCGCAGCGGCCATCCCGCAGGCCTCGTCCGCGCCTACGTGGAGGCCAACCGCTCGGGGCAGGAGTGGCTCGCCGCCACCGCCGACGAACTGTCCGTCCCCTACGTCCGGCGCACCGCGTTCACCTACGCCCAGACCGACGACGCACTCTCCTCCGTCGAGGCGGAGAAGGACGCCGCCCGCGAGGCGGGCGTTCCGGTGCGGCGTGCGACGAGGGACGAACTGGATGCGGTGCCCTTCCCGCTCGCGTCAGCCGTGGCGCTGGATGACCAGGTCTCGATCGATCCGATGACCTTCGCCACGGCGCTCGCCCGCGCCGCCGTCGACGCCGGCGCCGTGCTGCACACCGGGGTGACGGTGCGCGGGGCCAAGGTGCTGCCGCGCGCGCACGTGCAGACCGACGACGGTCCGCTGTACGCCGACAGCATCGTCCTGGCCACGGGCATCCCGGTCCTCGACCGCGGCGGTTACTTCGCCAAGGTCCACGGCACGCGGTCGTACTGCGTCGCGTTCGCCGCCGACGGTCCGATCCCCGAGGGCATGTACCTCTCGGCCGACTCTCCGACGCGGTCGGTGCGGGCGGTCTCGGCGGGCGACGGACCGGCCGGCTACAGCGGGATCATCGTGGGCGGTGCGGGGCATCCCGTCGGCCGCGGCGGGTCCGAGCGCGAGCGGGTGGACCAACTCGTCGCGTGGGCGCGGCAGCACCTGCCCGTGACCGAGGAGACGCACCGGTGGAGCGCGCAGGATTACCAGTCGCACAACCTGATCCCGTTCATCGGGGCGATGCCGCGATCCCTCGGTCGTGTGCGCTTCGCGACCGGCTACGGCAAATGGGGGCTCACCAACGGTCCCGCCGCCGCACAGCGCATCGTGGCGGAGATCCTCGGCGACGGTGACAAGCCGCGGTGGATGACCGCGCTGGGCACGCGCATGACCATGCCGTCCGACCTCGCCCGCGGCGTCGCGGAGAACGCGAAGGTCGGCCGGGCCGCCGCGCAGGGCTGGGTCGAGGCCGAGCGCACGCCCGTGCCCGTGCCCCAGCCCGCCGAAGGCGCCGGGGTGGTCGCGCAGCGCGGCGGGCGCCCGGTCGGCATCTCGACGGTGGACGGGGTCACGCGGGCGGTGGATGCGGTGTGCCCGCACCTGGGCGGGGTGCTCTCGTGGAACGACGAGGAGTGCACGTGGGACTGCCCCCTGCACGCCAGCCGGTTCGAGGCGAACGGCGCCCGCATCGAAGGGCCCGCGTGCTCCGACCTCAAGCCGCTGAGCTGA
- a CDS encoding small multidrug efflux protein, producing MTSPLSDLVLGFQDLVARVPEVMQPVIVALAGAVPFIEGEGAATIGIVGGIHPLVAALAGAIGNLVCVVLVVLVSARIRTAVTTRRGGSGGEAPSPRHEKFQRAYHRYGTPGVSLLGPLLLPTQFTAAALTATGVSPARVIAWQAAAIVLWTTILTLLATGLVRLVA from the coding sequence ATGACCAGCCCCCTTTCCGACCTCGTCCTCGGCTTCCAGGATCTCGTCGCACGTGTGCCCGAAGTGATGCAGCCTGTGATCGTCGCCCTGGCCGGAGCCGTGCCGTTCATCGAGGGCGAGGGGGCAGCCACGATCGGCATCGTCGGGGGGATCCACCCGCTCGTCGCGGCGCTCGCCGGCGCGATCGGCAACCTGGTGTGCGTCGTGCTGGTCGTGCTCGTCAGCGCGCGCATCCGCACCGCCGTGACCACCCGGCGCGGTGGATCGGGCGGGGAGGCGCCGTCACCGCGCCACGAGAAGTTCCAGCGCGCCTACCACCGGTACGGCACGCCCGGGGTGAGCCTGCTGGGCCCGCTGCTGCTGCCCACGCAGTTCACCGCGGCCGCGCTGACGGCCACCGGCGTATCGCCGGCCCGCGTGATCGCGTGGCAGGCCGCGGCCATCGTGCTGTGGACGACGATCCTGACGCTGCTCGCGACGGGGCTCGTGCGCCTGGTCGCCTGA
- a CDS encoding sensor histidine kinase, with protein MSRPDPSPASALARGVTATWWYTAASAIFFQVTTLALWGLDAALRVEAFRGVAPVGFLACALLSVAAVSVLLAEYRRERRAQEADEPWWRMSRWSAIALTVALLSAVAVGLLADSVVLIAGLVAFVLGVRPWRPGVRIRLVIALVLLVVAAWVFDASRVSPAEPGLFAVSALFALMLAPATVLSLWWWDIVLALDHARAVESRLAAVQERLRLAGDLHDLQGHHLQVIALQLELAERTMERDPVTAAEHVRAAHRSVDDARRGTRELAARFRGVPLPDELANAADLLRAAGLRVDLEIAADAADASAEVLGPVVRECTTNILKHGGGAWAHVALLSGGSTWRLEFANDTRSGAVDTARPGSGLAGIAERVGMVGGHVDTPIAQDVFRVVVTIPGGPPADPPSGVPR; from the coding sequence GTGAGTCGACCCGACCCGTCCCCCGCTTCGGCTCTGGCCCGCGGTGTCACGGCGACCTGGTGGTACACGGCAGCCTCCGCCATCTTCTTCCAGGTCACCACGCTCGCGCTGTGGGGGCTGGATGCGGCGCTCCGCGTCGAGGCCTTCCGTGGAGTCGCCCCCGTCGGCTTCCTCGCGTGCGCCCTGCTGTCGGTCGCGGCCGTATCGGTGCTCCTCGCCGAGTACCGGCGCGAGCGCCGCGCGCAGGAGGCGGACGAGCCGTGGTGGCGCATGTCGCGGTGGAGCGCCATCGCCCTGACCGTTGCGCTCCTGTCCGCCGTCGCGGTGGGGCTGCTCGCCGATTCGGTCGTGCTGATCGCCGGGCTGGTGGCGTTCGTGCTGGGTGTGCGCCCGTGGCGGCCAGGTGTCCGCATCCGCCTCGTGATCGCCCTCGTCCTCCTGGTCGTCGCGGCCTGGGTCTTCGACGCCTCCCGGGTTTCGCCCGCGGAACCCGGTCTCTTCGCGGTGTCCGCACTGTTCGCCCTGATGCTCGCACCGGCGACGGTCCTGTCGTTGTGGTGGTGGGACATCGTCCTGGCCCTGGACCACGCCCGCGCCGTGGAGAGCCGGCTCGCCGCGGTGCAGGAGCGGTTGCGCCTGGCCGGGGATCTGCACGACCTGCAGGGCCACCACCTGCAGGTGATCGCGCTGCAGCTCGAGCTCGCCGAACGCACGATGGAGCGCGACCCCGTCACCGCCGCCGAGCACGTGCGCGCCGCGCACCGCAGCGTCGACGACGCCCGCCGTGGCACGCGCGAGCTGGCGGCGCGATTCCGCGGCGTCCCGCTCCCGGACGAACTCGCCAACGCCGCCGATCTCCTGCGCGCGGCAGGCCTCCGCGTCGACCTGGAGATCGCCGCCGACGCGGCCGACGCCAGCGCGGAGGTCCTGGGCCCGGTCGTCCGCGAGTGCACGACGAACATCCTCAAGCACGGCGGCGGCGCGTGGGCGCATGTCGCGCTGCTGAGCGGCGGATCGACGTGGCGGCTGGAGTTCGCCAACGACACGCGCTCCGGTGCGGTCGATACGGCCCGTCCCGGGTCGGGGCTTGCGGGCATCGCCGAGCGCGTCGGGATGGTCGGCGGACACGTCGACACCCCCATCGCGCAGGACGTCTTCCGCGTCGTCGTGACCATTCCCGGTGGCCCGCCCGCGGATCCGCCGAGCGGGGTGCCCCGATGA
- a CDS encoding response regulator transcription factor, with translation MIRVLIADDEDMIRSALASLLRLEDDLDVVAECPDGETALAEAVRLRPDVCLLDLEMPGLDGVDTAARILRQVPARCIVVTRHARPGVLRRALSVGVDGFLPKSRRAEDVAAVIREVAAGRRYVDPEVAADALTDVRSPLTDRELDVLRAGQRGETIAQIAAALHLSAGTVRNHVSSVLGKLGVSTRQQAAILARERGWI, from the coding sequence ATGATCCGCGTGCTCATCGCCGACGACGAGGACATGATCCGCTCGGCACTGGCGTCGCTCCTCCGCCTGGAGGACGACCTCGACGTCGTCGCCGAATGCCCCGACGGGGAGACCGCGCTCGCCGAGGCCGTGCGGCTGCGCCCGGACGTGTGCCTGCTGGATCTGGAGATGCCCGGGCTCGACGGGGTGGACACCGCCGCGCGCATCCTCCGCCAGGTGCCGGCGCGGTGCATCGTCGTCACCCGCCACGCGCGGCCGGGCGTGCTGCGCCGAGCCCTCAGCGTCGGCGTCGACGGCTTCCTGCCGAAGTCCCGCCGCGCCGAAGACGTCGCCGCGGTCATCCGCGAGGTCGCCGCCGGCCGCCGGTACGTCGACCCCGAGGTCGCCGCCGACGCGCTCACGGATGTGCGCAGCCCCCTGACCGACCGCGAGCTCGACGTGCTGCGGGCGGGCCAGCGCGGCGAGACGATCGCGCAGATCGCCGCCGCGCTGCACCTGTCGGCGGGTACGGTGCGCAACCACGTCTCGTCGGTGCTGGGCAAACTCGGGGTCTCGACGCGGCAGCAGGCGGCCATCCTGGCGCGTGAGCGCGGGTGGATCTGA
- the sucC gene encoding ADP-forming succinate--CoA ligase subunit beta has protein sequence MDLYEYQARDLFEKYEVPVLAGIIADTPEEARAAAEKLGGVVVVKAQVKTGGRGKAGGVKVAKNPDEAYEAAQAILGLDIKGHVVQRVMVAAGARIAKEFYFSVLLDRANRSYLSLASVEGGMEIEQLAVEKPEALARVEVDPLEGITPEKALEIAKAGGFDNELAPKVADVFVKLYNVYKGEDATLVEVNPLIQSEDGDIIALDGKVSLDENAAFRHPDHEALEDQAAADPLEAQAKSHDLNYVKLDGQVGVIGNGAGLVMSTLDVVAYAGEKHGGVKPANFLDIGGGASATVMAAGLDVILGDEQVKSVFVNVFGGITSCVAVAEGIVKALEILGDTASKPLVVRLDGNQVEEGRAILAGANHPLVTLAASMDDGADKAAELANA, from the coding sequence GTGGATCTGTACGAGTACCAGGCACGCGATCTGTTCGAGAAGTACGAGGTGCCGGTGCTCGCCGGCATCATCGCCGACACCCCCGAGGAAGCGAGGGCCGCAGCCGAGAAGCTCGGCGGCGTCGTCGTCGTGAAGGCCCAGGTGAAGACCGGCGGCCGCGGGAAGGCGGGCGGCGTCAAGGTCGCCAAGAACCCGGATGAGGCGTACGAGGCCGCGCAGGCGATCCTCGGCCTCGACATCAAGGGTCACGTCGTCCAGCGCGTCATGGTCGCCGCCGGCGCCCGCATCGCCAAGGAGTTCTACTTCTCGGTGCTGCTGGACCGCGCCAACCGCTCCTACCTGAGCCTTGCCAGCGTCGAAGGCGGCATGGAGATCGAGCAGCTCGCGGTGGAGAAGCCCGAGGCGCTCGCTCGCGTCGAGGTCGACCCGCTCGAGGGCATCACCCCGGAGAAGGCGCTCGAGATCGCCAAGGCCGGCGGCTTCGACAACGAGCTGGCCCCCAAGGTCGCCGACGTCTTCGTCAAGCTCTACAACGTCTACAAGGGTGAAGACGCGACCCTCGTCGAGGTGAACCCCCTCATCCAGTCGGAGGACGGCGACATCATCGCCCTCGACGGCAAGGTCTCGCTCGACGAGAACGCCGCGTTCCGTCACCCCGACCACGAGGCCCTCGAAGACCAGGCCGCCGCCGACCCGCTCGAGGCCCAGGCCAAGTCGCACGACCTGAACTACGTCAAGCTCGACGGCCAGGTCGGCGTCATCGGCAACGGCGCGGGGCTGGTCATGTCCACGCTCGACGTCGTGGCCTACGCCGGTGAGAAGCACGGGGGCGTCAAGCCCGCCAACTTCCTCGACATCGGCGGCGGCGCATCCGCCACCGTCATGGCCGCGGGCCTGGACGTCATCCTCGGCGACGAGCAGGTCAAGAGCGTGTTCGTCAACGTCTTCGGCGGCATCACGTCGTGCGTGGCCGTGGCCGAGGGCATCGTCAAGGCGCTCGAGATCCTCGGCGACACCGCCTCCAAGCCGCTCGTGGTCCGCCTCGACGGCAACCAGGTGGAGGAGGGCCGCGCGATCCTCGCCGGCGCCAACCACCCCCTCGTGACCCTCGCGGCCAGCATGGACGACGGCGCCGACAAGGCAGCCGAACTGGCCAACGCCTGA